A DNA window from Mesorhizobium sp. C432A contains the following coding sequences:
- a CDS encoding acetyl-CoA acetyltransferase — MTACIVGWAHSRFGKLEGETLEGLITKVAVDALDHAGIGPDEVDEIVLGHFNAGFSPQDFTASLVLQADDRLRFKPATRVENACATGSAAVRQGIRAIDANAARIVLVVGAEQMTTTPGPEIGKNLLKASYLPEEGDTPAGFAGVFGKIAQAYFQRYGDQSDALAMIAAKNHKNGVNNPYAQMRKDFGYEFCRQESEKNPFVAGPLKRTDCSLVSDGAAALVLTDTSTALMMRRAVAFRANEHVQDFLPMSKRDILSFEGCEQAWNQALKKAGVTLDDLSFVETHDCFTIAELIEYEAMGLAKPGEGARLALDGTTAKDGRLPVNPSGGLKAKGHPIGATGVSMHVLTAMQLTGEAGGIQVPGATLGGIFNMGGAAVANYVSILDRIR, encoded by the coding sequence ATGACCGCATGCATCGTCGGATGGGCGCATTCGCGCTTCGGCAAGCTGGAAGGCGAGACGCTGGAAGGCCTGATCACCAAGGTCGCGGTCGACGCGCTCGACCATGCCGGCATCGGTCCGGACGAGGTCGACGAGATTGTGCTCGGCCATTTCAACGCCGGCTTCTCCCCTCAGGATTTTACCGCCAGCCTGGTGCTGCAGGCCGATGACCGGCTGCGCTTCAAGCCGGCGACGCGGGTCGAGAACGCCTGCGCCACGGGTTCGGCAGCGGTCCGCCAAGGGATCCGCGCCATCGACGCCAATGCCGCCCGCATCGTGCTGGTGGTCGGTGCCGAGCAGATGACGACGACCCCCGGCCCCGAGATCGGCAAGAACCTGCTCAAGGCTTCCTATCTGCCGGAGGAGGGCGACACGCCGGCCGGTTTCGCTGGCGTCTTCGGCAAGATCGCGCAGGCCTATTTCCAGCGTTATGGCGACCAGTCCGACGCGCTGGCGATGATCGCCGCCAAGAACCACAAGAACGGCGTCAACAATCCGTATGCGCAGATGCGCAAGGATTTCGGCTACGAGTTCTGCCGCCAGGAAAGCGAGAAAAACCCGTTCGTGGCCGGTCCGCTGAAGCGCACGGACTGTTCGCTGGTCTCCGACGGTGCTGCCGCCCTTGTGCTGACCGACACCTCGACGGCGTTGATGATGCGCCGCGCCGTCGCCTTCCGCGCCAACGAGCATGTCCAGGATTTCCTGCCGATGTCGAAGCGCGACATCCTGTCTTTCGAAGGCTGCGAGCAGGCCTGGAACCAGGCTTTGAAGAAGGCCGGCGTGACGCTCGACGACCTCTCCTTCGTCGAGACGCATGACTGCTTCACCATTGCCGAACTGATCGAATATGAGGCGATGGGCCTGGCCAAGCCGGGCGAGGGCGCCAGGCTGGCGCTAGACGGCACGACGGCAAAGGACGGCAGGCTGCCGGTCAATCCTTCGGGCGGGCTGAAGGCCAAGGGCCATCCGATCGGCGCCACCGGTGTGTCGATGCATGTGCTGACCGCCATGCAGTTGACCGGCGAGGCAGGCGGCATCCAGGTGCCGGGGGCAACGCTCGGCGGCATCTTCAACATGGGTGGCGCTGCCGTTGCCAACTACGTTTCAATCCTCGACCGGATCAGGTAG
- the betI gene encoding transcriptional regulator BetI yields the protein MPKVGMEPLRRKALIDATISAIGERGSLDVTMSEIAGRAGVSSALAHHYFGAKDELLLATMRHILAELTIDMRRALQSAGSPRERVSAVVAVNFSDIQFRPETIAAWLAFYVEAQKSSALRRLLRVYARRLHSNLMSGLIGILPRNEADRAAEAVAAMIDGLYIRRALKDGVPDAQTAIALVEDYLEIKLGGRQTQ from the coding sequence ATGCCGAAAGTCGGAATGGAACCGTTGCGCCGCAAGGCGCTCATCGACGCGACGATCTCGGCGATCGGCGAGCGCGGCTCGCTTGATGTGACCATGTCGGAGATCGCCGGACGGGCGGGCGTGTCGTCGGCCCTTGCCCACCACTATTTCGGCGCCAAGGACGAGCTCCTTCTGGCGACGATGCGGCACATACTGGCCGAGCTGACCATCGACATGCGGCGCGCCCTGCAATCCGCCGGCTCGCCGCGCGAACGCGTTTCGGCGGTGGTCGCCGTCAACTTCTCCGACATCCAGTTCCGGCCGGAAACCATCGCGGCCTGGCTCGCCTTTTATGTCGAGGCACAGAAATCATCGGCCCTGCGCCGGCTGCTCAGGGTCTATGCGCGGCGGCTGCATTCCAACCTGATGAGCGGGCTGATCGGCATACTGCCGCGCAACGAAGCCGACCGCGCGGCGGAAGCGGTCGCGGCGATGATCGACGGGCTGTACATCAGGCGCGCGCTGAAGGACGGCGTGCCGGATGCTCAAACCGCGATCGCGCTGGTCGAAGATTATCTCGAAATCAAACTCGGCGGGCGACAGACACAGTGA